Proteins encoded together in one Macadamia integrifolia cultivar HAES 741 chromosome 8, SCU_Mint_v3, whole genome shotgun sequence window:
- the LOC122087220 gene encoding mitogen-activated protein kinase 3-like → MQEGAASAAANSQVPNASQNTNAVQVTNFSAIPTHGGLYTQYNIYGNLFEITSKYRPPIMLIGIGASGRVCSAFNSKTKEIVAIKKISNAFDNHKNAKRTLREIMLLQRFNHENIICIKDVIPPPVRSAFCDVYIATELMETDLHNVIYSNQELTEEHRQYILYQILRGLKYIHSANVIHRDLKPSNILLNSNCDVKICDFGLARITSENEFMTEYVVTRWYRAPELLLKSSDYTAAVDVWSVGCIFMELVNRKTLFQGKDYMHQMNLLIELLGTPNESELGFVQNEEERRFIQKLPPHPRQPFAKKFPHGHPDGIDLVEKMLTFDPTRRITVEEAIAHPYLALAGLHDIDDEPICHEPFSLEFERQSLTEEQMKEMIYREALEFNPDYVIP, encoded by the exons ATGCAAGAAGGAGCTGCCTCTGCTGCAGCTAATTCTCAGGTGCCTAATGCTTCTCAGAACACCAACGCCGTTCAGGTGACAAACTTTTCGGCCATTCCCACACATGGAGGACTCTATACACAATACAACATCTACGGTAATCTGTTCGAGATCACCTCCAAGTATCGTCCTCCTATAATGCTCATCGGAATTGGAGCTTCCGGAAGAGTCTG TTCTGCATTTAATTCGAAGACGAAAGAAATTGTTGCTATCAAGAAAATATCCAATGCTTTCGATAATCACAAGAATGCCAAACGGACGCTTCGCGAGATTATGCTCCTCCAACGTTTTAACCACGAGAAT ATCATCTGTATAAAAGATGTAATTCCACCACCTGTACGAAGTGCATTTTGTGATGTCTATATTGCTACTGAACTCATGGAAACCGATCTTCACAATGTAATTTACTCTAATCAAGAGTTAACGGAAGAGCACAGACAG TATATCTTGTATCAGATCCTTCGAGGGCTGAAGTATATACATTCTGCAAATGTTATCCACAGAGATTTAAAACCCAGCAACATCTTGTTGAATTCAAATTGTGACGTGAAGATTTGTGACTTTGGTCTTGCTCGGATAACCTCAGAGAATGAGTTTATGACAGAATATGTGGTCACCAGATGGTACAGGGCACCAGAACTACTGCTGAAATCTTCAGATTATACTGCTGCAGTTGATGTGTGGTCTGTGGGTTGCATCTTTATGGAGCTCGTGAATAGGAAAACATTATTTCAGGGTAAAGATTATATGCATCAGATGAATTTGCTGATAGAG CTTCTTGGCACGCCGAATGAATCTGAGCTTGGGTTTGTTCAGaatgaagaggaaaggaggTTTATTCAGAAACTCCCCCCTCATCCCCGCCAGCCTTTTGCCAAGAAATTCCCTCATGGTCATCCAGATGGTATTGACCTTGTTGAGAAAATGTTGACATTTGATCCCACCAGACGAATCACAG TTGAAGAAGCAATTGCTCATCCTTACCTGGCACTGGCAGGACTACATGATATTGATGATGAACCCATCTGCCATGAGCCCTTCTCTCTAGAGTTTGAGAGACAATCCTTGACGGAGGAACAGATGAAGGAGATGATATACAGAGAAGCCTTAGAATTTAATCCCGATTATGTTATTCCGTAG
- the LOC122087413 gene encoding L-ascorbate peroxidase 2, cytosolic-like, whose protein sequence is MGKSYPTVSEEYKKAVEKCRRKLRALIAEKNCAPIVVRIAWHSAGTYDVKTKTGGPFGTMKYPEERAHGANAGLDIAVRLLEPIKEQFPILSYADFIQLAGVVAVEVTGGPEIPFHPGREDKPEPPPEGRLPDATKGADHLRDVFGHMGLGDKEIVALSGAHTLGRCHKDRSGFEGPWTPNPLIFDNSFFTELLTGKKEGLLQLPTDTVLIEDPSFRPFVEKYAKDEDAFFADYAEAHLQLSELGFADAE, encoded by the exons ATGGGAAAGTCGTACCCAACAGTGAGTGAGGAATACAAGAAGGCTGTTGAGAAATGCAGGAGGAAGCTCAGAGCACTCATCGCTGAGAAGAACTGCGCTCCGATTGTTGTCCGAATAGC ATGGCACTCGGCTGGGACCTATGATGTCAAGACAAAGACGGGAGGTCCATTTGGAACCATGAAGTACCCAGAGGAGCGTGCTCACGGGGCTAACGCGGGTCTTGACATTGCTGTCAGGCTTCTTGAACCTATTAAGGAGCAGTTCCCGATCCTGTCGTACGCAGATTTTATTCAG TTGGCTGGAGTTGTTGCCGTGGAAGTGACTGGAGGACCTGAAATCCCGTTCCATCCCGGCAGAGAG GACAAGCCTGAGCCACCACCAGAAGGCCGTCTTCCTGATGCCACCAAGG GTGCGGACCATTTGAGGGATGTCTTTGGACACATGGGTCTTGGTGACAAGGAGATTGTTGCTCTTTCTGGTGCCCATACGCTG GGAAGATGCCACAAGGACCGCTCTGGGTTTGAAGGGCCCTGGACACCCAATCCGCTCATCTTTGACAACTCCTTCTTCAC GGAACTTCTTACTGGAAAGAAGGAAGGCCTTCTACAGCTGCCAACAGATACGGTCCTTATAGAAGACCCATCTTTCCGCCCCTTCGTTGAAAAATATGCTAAG GACGAGGATGCGTTCTTTGCTGACTATGCTGAAGCTCATCTGCAGCTGTCTGAACTTGG ATTTGCGGATGCTGAATAG
- the LOC122087221 gene encoding mitogen-activated protein kinase 3-like isoform X3, whose protein sequence is MVAIKKIPNAFDNHMNAKRTLREIKLLRRLDHENIIGIRDVIPPPVRSAFCDVYIATELMEIDLHKIIHSHQELSEEHSQYFLYQILRGLKYIHSANVIHRDLKPSNLLLNSDCELKICDFGLARLTSENEFMTEYVVTRWYRAPELLLNSSDYTAAIDVWSVGCIFMELMNRKTLFPGRDHMHQMNLLIELLGTPNESELGFFRNEDARRYIRQLPPHPRQPFSKKFPHVHPDAIDLVEKMLAFDPTRRITVEEALAHPYLARLHDIADEPICNEPFSLEFERQSLTEEQMKEMIYREALAFNPDYVIS, encoded by the exons ATGGTTGCTATCAAGAAAATACCCAATGCTTTCGAcaatcacatgaatgccaaacGGACACTCCGCGAGATTAAGCTCCTCCGACGTTTAGATCACGAGAAT ATCATCGGTATAAGAGATGTAATTCCACCACCTGTCCGAAGTGCATTTTGTGATGTCTATATTGCTACCGAACTCATGGAAATTGATCTTCACAAAATAATCCACTCTCATCAAGAGTTATCAGAAGAGCACAGCCAG TATTTCTTGTATCAGATCCTTCGAGGGCTGAAATATATACATTCTGCAAATGTTATCCATAGAGATTTAAAACCCAGCAACCTGTTGTTGAATTCAGATTGTGAACTGAAGATTTGTGACTTTGGTCTTGCTCGACTAACCTCAGAGAATGAGTTTATGACAGAATATGTGGTTACCAGATGGTACAGGGCACCAGAACTGTTGCTGAACTCTTCAGATTATACTGCTGCAATTGATGTGTGGTCCGTGGGTTGCATCTTTATGGAGCTGATGAATAGGAAAACATTATTTCCGGGTAGAGATCATATGCATCAGATGAATTTGCTGATAGAG CTTCTTGGCACACCAAATGAATCTGAGCTTGGGTTTTTTCGGAATGAAGATGCAAGGAGGTATATTCGGCAACTCCCCCCTCATCCTCGCCAGCCATTTTCCAAGAAATTCCCTCATGTTCATCCAGATGCTATTGACCTTGTTGAGAAAATGTTGGCATTTGACCCCACCAGACGAATCACAG TTGAAGAAGCACTTGCTCATCCTTACCTGGCAAGACTACATGATATTGCTGATGAACCTATCTGCAATGAGCCCTTCTCTCTTGAGTTTGAGAGACAGTCCTTGACAGAGGAACAGATGAAGGAGATGATATACAGAGAAGCCTTAGCATTTAATCCTGATTATGTTATTTCGTAG
- the LOC122087221 gene encoding mitogen-activated protein kinase 3-like isoform X2 — MQEGASSAATKSPMPNASHNTNADQVTDFPAIPTHGGRYIQYNISGNLFEITSKYRPPIMHIGGGAYGKVCSALNSETNEMVAIKKIPNAFDNHMNAKRTLREIKLLRRLDHENIIGIRDVIPPPVRSAFCDVYIATELMEIDLHKIIHSHQELSEEHSQYFLYQILRGLKYIHSANVIHRDLKPSNLLLNSDCELKICDFGLARLTSENEFMTEYVVTRWYRAPELLLNSSDYTAAIDVWSVGCIFMELMNRKTLFPGRDHMHQMNLLIELLGTPNESELGFFRNEDARRYIRQLPPHPRQPFSKKFPHVHPDAIDLVEKMLAFDPTRRITGEGYCCHYIMYDSMKRKLFSSFDGLLYLQFFI, encoded by the exons ATGCAAGAAGGAGCTTCCTCTGCTGCAACtaagtctccgatgcctaatGCTTCTCATAACACGAACGCCGATCAGGTAACAGACTTTCCGGCCATTCCCACACACGGAGGACGCTATATACAATACAATATCTCCGGTAATCTGTTCGAGATCACCTCCAAGTATCGCCCACCTATAATGCACATCGGAGGTGGAGCTTACGGAAAAGTCTG TTCTGCTTTGAATTCGGAGACGAACGAAATGGTTGCTATCAAGAAAATACCCAATGCTTTCGAcaatcacatgaatgccaaacGGACACTCCGCGAGATTAAGCTCCTCCGACGTTTAGATCACGAGAAT ATCATCGGTATAAGAGATGTAATTCCACCACCTGTCCGAAGTGCATTTTGTGATGTCTATATTGCTACCGAACTCATGGAAATTGATCTTCACAAAATAATCCACTCTCATCAAGAGTTATCAGAAGAGCACAGCCAG TATTTCTTGTATCAGATCCTTCGAGGGCTGAAATATATACATTCTGCAAATGTTATCCATAGAGATTTAAAACCCAGCAACCTGTTGTTGAATTCAGATTGTGAACTGAAGATTTGTGACTTTGGTCTTGCTCGACTAACCTCAGAGAATGAGTTTATGACAGAATATGTGGTTACCAGATGGTACAGGGCACCAGAACTGTTGCTGAACTCTTCAGATTATACTGCTGCAATTGATGTGTGGTCCGTGGGTTGCATCTTTATGGAGCTGATGAATAGGAAAACATTATTTCCGGGTAGAGATCATATGCATCAGATGAATTTGCTGATAGAG CTTCTTGGCACACCAAATGAATCTGAGCTTGGGTTTTTTCGGAATGAAGATGCAAGGAGGTATATTCGGCAACTCCCCCCTCATCCTCGCCAGCCATTTTCCAAGAAATTCCCTCATGTTCATCCAGATGCTATTGACCTTGTTGAGAAAATGTTGGCATTTGACCCCACCAGACGAATCACAG gAGAGGGATATTGCTGTCACTATATCATGTATGACAGTATGAAAAGGAAGCTCTTCAGTAGCTTTGATGGATTGCTATATTTGCAGTTTTTTATTTGA
- the LOC122086138 gene encoding mitogen-activated protein kinase 3-like, with the protein MHQGAADSAMPNASQSMSAGQVADFPAVPTHGGRFTEFNIFGNLFEITSKYRPPIMPIGRGAYGIVCSVLNSETNEMVAIKKIANAFDNHMDAKRTLREIKLLRHLDHENIIGIRDVTPPPVRSAFCDVYIATELMDTDLHQIIRSNQQLSEEHSQYFLYQILRGLKYIHSANVIHRDLKPSNLLLNANCDLKICDFGLARPTSENEFMTEYVVTRWYRAPELLLNSSDYTASIDVWSVGCIFMELMNRRPLFPGRDHVHQMRLLTELLGTPNESELGFVRNEDARRFIRQLSPHPRQPFAQIFPHVHPDAIDLIEKMLTFDPNRRITVEEALAHPYLARLHDIADEPVCPEPFSFEFERQALTEDQMKEMIYREAIAFNPEYVIW; encoded by the exons ATGCATCAAGGAGCTGCTGATTCGGCGATGCCTAATGCTTCTCAGAGCATGAGCGCTGGTCAGGTAGCAGATTTTCCGGCCGTTCCCACACATGGAGGACGCTTTACCGAATTCAATATCTTCGGTAATTTGTTCGAGATTACCTCCAAGTATCGGCCTCCTATAATGCCCATCGGACGTGGTGCTTACGGAATAGTCTG TTCTGTATTGAATTCGGAGACGAATGAAATGGTTGCTATCAAGAAAATAGCTAATGCGTTCGACAATCACATGGATGCCAAACGGACACTCCGTGAGATTAAGCTGCTCCGACATTTAGATCACGAGAAT ATCATCGGTATAAGAGATGTAACTCCACCACCTGTACGAAGTGCATTTTGTGATGTCTATATTGCCACCGAACTCATGGACACCGATCTTCACCAAATAATTCGCTCCAATCAACAGTTATCAGAAGAGCACAGCCAG TATTTCTTGTATCAGATCCTTCGAGGGCTGAAGTATATACATTCTGCAAACGTTATTCACAGAGATCTAAAACCCAGCAACCTTTTGCTGAATGCAAATTGTGATTTGAAGATTTGTGACTTTGGTCTTGCTCGGCCAACCTCGGAGAATGAGTTTATGACAGAATATGTTGTCACCAGATGGTACAGGGCACCAGAACTGTTGCTCAACTCTTCAGACTATACTGCTTCAATTGATGTGTGGTCTGTGGGTTGCATCTTTATGGAGCTGATGAATAGGAGACCATTATTTCCGGGTAGAGATCATGTGCATCAGATGCGCTTGCTGACAGAG CTTCTTGGCACACCAAATGAATCTGAGCTTGGGTTTGTTCGGAATGAAGATGCAAGGAGGTTTATTCGGCAACTCTCTCCTCATCCTCGCCAGCCATTTGCACAGATATTCCCCCATGTTCATCCAGATGCCATTGACCTTATTGAGAAAATGTTGACGTTTGACCCCAACAGAAGAATCACAG TTGAAGAAGCGCTTGCTCATCCTTATTTGGCAAGATTACATGATATTGCTGATGAACCCGTCTGCCCTGAGCCCTTCTCTTTCGAGTTTGAGAGACAGGCCTTGACGGAGGATCAGATGAAGGAGATGATATACAGAGAAGCCATAGCATTTAATCCAGAATATGTTATTTGGTAG
- the LOC122087221 gene encoding mitogen-activated protein kinase 3-like isoform X1, translating to MQEGASSAATKSPMPNASHNTNADQVTDFPAIPTHGGRYIQYNISGNLFEITSKYRPPIMHIGGGAYGKVCSALNSETNEMVAIKKIPNAFDNHMNAKRTLREIKLLRRLDHENIIGIRDVIPPPVRSAFCDVYIATELMEIDLHKIIHSHQELSEEHSQYFLYQILRGLKYIHSANVIHRDLKPSNLLLNSDCELKICDFGLARLTSENEFMTEYVVTRWYRAPELLLNSSDYTAAIDVWSVGCIFMELMNRKTLFPGRDHMHQMNLLIELLGTPNESELGFFRNEDARRYIRQLPPHPRQPFSKKFPHVHPDAIDLVEKMLAFDPTRRITVEEALAHPYLARLHDIADEPICNEPFSLEFERQSLTEEQMKEMIYREALAFNPDYVIS from the exons ATGCAAGAAGGAGCTTCCTCTGCTGCAACtaagtctccgatgcctaatGCTTCTCATAACACGAACGCCGATCAGGTAACAGACTTTCCGGCCATTCCCACACACGGAGGACGCTATATACAATACAATATCTCCGGTAATCTGTTCGAGATCACCTCCAAGTATCGCCCACCTATAATGCACATCGGAGGTGGAGCTTACGGAAAAGTCTG TTCTGCTTTGAATTCGGAGACGAACGAAATGGTTGCTATCAAGAAAATACCCAATGCTTTCGAcaatcacatgaatgccaaacGGACACTCCGCGAGATTAAGCTCCTCCGACGTTTAGATCACGAGAAT ATCATCGGTATAAGAGATGTAATTCCACCACCTGTCCGAAGTGCATTTTGTGATGTCTATATTGCTACCGAACTCATGGAAATTGATCTTCACAAAATAATCCACTCTCATCAAGAGTTATCAGAAGAGCACAGCCAG TATTTCTTGTATCAGATCCTTCGAGGGCTGAAATATATACATTCTGCAAATGTTATCCATAGAGATTTAAAACCCAGCAACCTGTTGTTGAATTCAGATTGTGAACTGAAGATTTGTGACTTTGGTCTTGCTCGACTAACCTCAGAGAATGAGTTTATGACAGAATATGTGGTTACCAGATGGTACAGGGCACCAGAACTGTTGCTGAACTCTTCAGATTATACTGCTGCAATTGATGTGTGGTCCGTGGGTTGCATCTTTATGGAGCTGATGAATAGGAAAACATTATTTCCGGGTAGAGATCATATGCATCAGATGAATTTGCTGATAGAG CTTCTTGGCACACCAAATGAATCTGAGCTTGGGTTTTTTCGGAATGAAGATGCAAGGAGGTATATTCGGCAACTCCCCCCTCATCCTCGCCAGCCATTTTCCAAGAAATTCCCTCATGTTCATCCAGATGCTATTGACCTTGTTGAGAAAATGTTGGCATTTGACCCCACCAGACGAATCACAG TTGAAGAAGCACTTGCTCATCCTTACCTGGCAAGACTACATGATATTGCTGATGAACCTATCTGCAATGAGCCCTTCTCTCTTGAGTTTGAGAGACAGTCCTTGACAGAGGAACAGATGAAGGAGATGATATACAGAGAAGCCTTAGCATTTAATCCTGATTATGTTATTTCGTAG
- the LOC122086265 gene encoding pirin-like protein, which produces MGVSKGLQLWINLSSENKMIEPRYQELLKEDIKRAETDGVEVIIIAGESMGVNSPAFIRTPAMYLDFTLKPGAEWHQSILDSWNGFVCMIEGEGVFGSSDASVAKAHNLLVLGSGDGLKVWNKSSQPLRFASIRGQPLNEAIAQYGPFVINTKAYIQKTFEGYHFHKKMALKMLGDLNPSQGEKEKQEACQNNLNLSLCIYDSKAGKCTH; this is translated from the exons ATGGGGGTCAGCAAGGGATTGCAGCTTTGGATCAATTTGTCATCTGAGAACAAAAT GATTGAGCCCAGATACCAAGAGTTGCTCAAGGAAGATATCAAGAGAGCAGAAACAGATGGTGTGGAGGTCATAATCATAGCAGGAGAAAGCATGGGTGTCAATTCTCCAGCATTCATCAGGACTCCAGCAATGTACCTTGATTTCACCCTGAAACCTGGAGCTGAGTGGCATCAAAGCATCCTAGATTCATGGAATGGCTTTGTATGTATGATTGAAGGAGAGGGTGTGTTTGGATCCTCAGATGCATCAGTAGCAAAGGCTCATAACCTCTTGGTCTTGGGTTCAGGGGATGGGCTTAAAGTGTGGAACAAGTCAAGCCAGCCACTCAGATTTGCTTCGATTAGAGGGCAGCCTCTGAATGAAGCCATTGCTCAATATGGACCCTTTGTGATTAACACTAAAGCTTACATCCAGAAGACCTTTGAGGGCTATCACTTCCATAAGAAAATGGCTTTGAAAATGCTAGGAGATCTGAACCCGTCTCaaggtgaaaaagaaaaacaagaagcaTGCCAGAACAATTTGAATTTGAGCTTGTGCATATACGATTCAAAAGCAGGAAAATGTACTCATTGA